GGACGGCGTGACGGTCGCCAAGGAGATCGATCTCGAGAACAAGTTCGAGAACATGGGCGCCCAGATGGTCAAGGAGGTCGCCTCCAAGACCAGCGACAAGGCGGGTGACGGCACCACGACGGCGACGGTGCTCGCGCGCGCCATCTATGAGGAGGGCCTGAAGCTGGTGGCCGCCGGTCACAGCCCGATGGACCTCAAGCGTGGCATCGACAAGGCCGTCGAGGTGGTGGTGGCGGAGCTCAAGAAGCTCTCCAAGAGCACCGCCGACAAGAAGGCCATCGCCCAGGTGGGCACCATCTCCGCCAACGGCGACGAGACGATCGGCAACATCATCGCCGACGCCATGGAGAAGGTGGGCAAGGAGGGCGTCATCACGGTGGAGGAGGCCAAGGGCCTGGAGACCACCCTGGACGTCGTCGAGGGCATGCAGTTCGACCGCGGCTACCTCTCGCCCTACTTCGTGACCAACCGCGAGCGCATGGAGACGGTGCTCGACGACGCCTACATCCTCATCAGCGAGAAGAAGGTCTCGTCGATGCAGGACATGATCCCCATCCTCGAGCAGGTGGCGCGCTCGGGCAAGCCGTTGCTCATCATCGCCGAGGACGTGGAGGGCGAGGCGCTGGCCACGCTGGTGGTGAACAAGATCCGCGGCGTGCTCAACGTGGCGGCGGTGAAGGCGCCGGGCTTCGGTGACCGTCGCAAGGAGCTGCTCAAGGACATCGCCACGCTGACGGGCGGCACGGTGGTGACCGAGGAGCTGGGCCACAAGTACGACGCCCTGACGCTCAACGACCTGGGCCGCGCCAAGCGCATCACCATCGACAAGGACAACACCACGATCGTCGACGGCGCGGGCAAGCGCGAGGAGATCGAGGGTCGCATCAAGCTCATCCGCTCGCAGACGGAGACGACCACGAGCGACTACGACCGCGAGAAGCTGCAGGAGCGGCTGGCGAAGCTGGCCGGCGGCGTGGCGGTCATCCACGTGGGCGCGGCGACCGA
Above is a window of Cystobacter fuscus DNA encoding:
- the groL gene encoding chaperonin GroEL (60 kDa chaperone family; promotes refolding of misfolded polypeptides especially under stressful conditions; forms two stacked rings of heptamers to form a barrel-shaped 14mer; ends can be capped by GroES; misfolded proteins enter the barrel where they are refolded when GroES binds) — translated: MAAKEIFFHQSAREAILRGVRILSDAVAVTLGPKGRNVVIEKSFGSPTVTKDGVTVAKEIDLENKFENMGAQMVKEVASKTSDKAGDGTTTATVLARAIYEEGLKLVAAGHSPMDLKRGIDKAVEVVVAELKKLSKSTADKKAIAQVGTISANGDETIGNIIADAMEKVGKEGVITVEEAKGLETTLDVVEGMQFDRGYLSPYFVTNRERMETVLDDAYILISEKKVSSMQDMIPILEQVARSGKPLLIIAEDVEGEALATLVVNKIRGVLNVAAVKAPGFGDRRKELLKDIATLTGGTVVTEELGHKYDALTLNDLGRAKRITIDKDNTTIVDGAGKREEIEGRIKLIRSQTETTTSDYDREKLQERLAKLAGGVAVIHVGAATETEMKEKKARVEDALHATRAAVEEGIVPGGGVAYLRTLPALEKLKLGGEQDFGVDIIKKALQEPLRKIASNAGLEGPVIINKVREGQGAYGYNARTDVFEDLEKAGVIDPTKVERTALQNAASVASLLLTTEAMVAERPKKKAKGAGAGGAPDYGGDDMDY